CGCCTTCGCCGCGCTGGTGGCGCACCGCGCGGCTCAGCCGCGGTTGGTGATAGCTGCGCTGTCGGCCAACCGGCACCGCCCGGTGATGGCCGACCACATCGGCACCCTCGCCCAGGACGCCTTCATGGCGGTGGACACGGGCCTGCGCGATCTGGACGAGGTGATCGGCCACACCAAGGCGGCCTCGCTGGCCGGATACTGGCACAGTACCTTCGACGCCGAGCAGATCTGGCGGATGATCGACGACATCGCCCACCTGCGCGGCTCCCGGTTCGCCCGGCACGTGGTGGTGAACGACCTCAGCCTGACCATCCCCGAATCGGCCTCGGACGCGCGGCCGGCCGCGGTGGCCGACCCCGAGATCAGCTGGTTCCCGGACCAGCGGGTGCCGGTCCGGCTGATGTTCAACATCCTGCGGGTCAACGGCTCGCTCGAACTCGCCCTGCTGGCCTGCCCGCAGGTGCTGGACCGGACGGAGATCGAGGAGTTCGCCCGCGGACTGCTCGCGGTGGTACGGGCCGCCGCGACCGGCCCGGTGCCGCTGGCCGGGCTGGACGCGCTGACCACGGTCCGTCCAGGTGTGCGGGAGGGCGACTGGCACCAGGTCGACGGGTCCTGGATCGATCTGGACGCCGTCGGCCAGCTGCTCGTGGACGTGCTGGGCGCGGACGTGCTGACCGTTGCTGCGCCGAATGTGGTCGCGCCGAACGCGTTCGTGCCGAACATGGGTGTGCCGAACGCGGTCGTGACGGATGTGCACGTGCCGAACGCGGACGTTCCGAACGTGGACGTTCCGAACGTGTTCGTGCCGAACGCAGCCGTGCCGGTCACTGGAGTGACCGCCCGGGTGGAGCTGACCGAAGGCCGACTGATCGCCCACCTGTGGACGGGCGCCGTGGCCTCCGACGAGCCCGGACTCACCCCGCTCTTCGTGCACCGCGCGCTGGTCGACGCGTTGCCCGGACGGGACACCGCGATGGCTCCGCACCACTACGTGATCCATCGGAGCGCCGCCGCCGGGTCGGGACAGCGGGACACCGGGGAGGTGTCCGTGTTGCTGGAGGGCGACGGCCGCGACCCGGAGACGGCCGCTCGTCAGGGGCAGCCGGCCTGACCGGGCGCCCGGTACCTCCGCTCGGCTGCTCCCTCCGGAAGCGGCAGCCGGGTGGCCGGGCAGCCGGGTGGCTGTGTGGCCGGACGGCCGGCAGAACCCGCGGGCGGCTCCGCCGAAGGCGTGCGCCGGCAGGCCGTCGGACGGCCCGCCGCCCGCCGCCCGCCACCCGACGGCCCGGCACCCGCCGCCCGACGGCCCGCCCCGCCGTCCGTCAACCTGCCCCGCCGTCCGTCAACCCACCCTCCGTCAACCGCCCGGCCCCCACCGTCGTCAGCGCTGTCGCCGGGTGACCGGCCGGACGTCGACGACCGCCATCCGGGCCGCGCGGGCCGCCTCGATGCCCTCGTCGCTGTCCTCGTACACCAGGCAGCGGGCGGGCGGCACCGCCAGGGCGTCGGCGGCCTGCAGGAAGATGT
The sequence above is a segment of the Kitasatospora sp. NBC_00240 genome. Coding sequences within it:
- a CDS encoding condensation domain-containing protein; translated protein: MTRTRRITVRYSAEGGGSGPLTMGQDNMIRCIRRDDPEQINKEAVWPVPAGTDLPAALAALRTLAERHASLRTVFPDGPDGFPARQEVQGEGEFTVRVVEAGPLGDLELDRLADDLARADNAVAFDLATDFPLRCTLVTAEDRPVRMAVVVCHSGADGAATALLIQEWLLLAAGKELSPATARTPLEVAAFESSALGRRRATASLRHWERILRTGPQAVFADSRITGPPDVVSTLILRSRRAAEDLAAASLRTGASPSVVLLAAFAALVAHRAAQPRLVIAALSANRHRPVMADHIGTLAQDAFMAVDTGLRDLDEVIGHTKAASLAGYWHSTFDAEQIWRMIDDIAHLRGSRFARHVVVNDLSLTIPESASDARPAAVADPEISWFPDQRVPVRLMFNILRVNGSLELALLACPQVLDRTEIEEFARGLLAVVRAAATGPVPLAGLDALTTVRPGVREGDWHQVDGSWIDLDAVGQLLVDVLGADVLTVAAPNVVAPNAFVPNMGVPNAVVTDVHVPNADVPNVDVPNVFVPNAAVPVTGVTARVELTEGRLIAHLWTGAVASDEPGLTPLFVHRALVDALPGRDTAMAPHHYVIHRSAAAGSGQRDTGEVSVLLEGDGRDPETAARQGQPA